DNA sequence from the Asticcacaulis sp. AND118 genome:
CGCTCATAGGGCGCGATATGATCAGCAAACCACCGATCGACCTCCCGGACCCAAGGCTCCCCTTGTGCGACGGTCGGCTTTGTGTCGGTTAAACCTTCGTAGAAGTAACGCTCGTTAACCCGCAAGGTCTGCGCGGCTAGCCTTAGGCGAAGGTGGCTGATCCGAGCCCGCCCAGCTTCATAGGCAGCCAACTGCTTCGCGGATACACCAAGCGAACGAGCCAGCCGCTCGGGCGACATATTAAGCTCATTGCGCCGCTCGCTGATACGCGCGCCGACGTGTACATCACTGCTGGGAAAAGGGGTAAGCATGACCTGTACTCCCCAAGGCTTCGATGGCGGTGCGTCCCCGCCTATGAAAGCCTCCTTGATCCTTGGAGATCGGGGAGTTGGAAAACCGGCAGTGCACGGTCCCTGTGACCTTTAGCCGGGGCCTGTTGCATACGCCACAGGCTCCCCGACCACATAAGGGTCAAGGAGGTGCGTCGGAATGGCCGACGTCAACCAACACTACGGGGTTTCCACGCCCCGGCACTGCACGTACAGCGCTACCGCAAACCTTACATGAAAAGTAAGCAATTGCCACCCCCAACTCAATCTTGGATTTTGAAGGTGATAATCAACGCGGGAATTCGCTCCTAACCTTTTAAACCATGGTTACAATAAGGGTGACTAATCTGCCCATTCCCTGGCTCACCACTACCGCCATCTTCCCTCCTAACGAGATGATCGTAAGAGCATGAGAGTGCCGGTTCAATGTAACCACGACAGATAGGACACTTGGGAGCTGTCGGAAGATATTGGCTTATGAACATTTCAGACTTAGCTTCGTCTGAAAATTCCACGCTTTCCACTTTTGCGCGAATATCAATTATGCGACCTCTAACCTTAAATTCTTCAGCAAGACCCTCCAATGTAGGCGTTTCATTATTATGAAATGTTCCGACTAAATATTCCAACATAGATGCCACTCTTTCGGTTCGAGCATTGCTTCCAGTATATACCAACATTGAACTTATAACCGACTTATTTGCTATTAGGAAGCTTTCCAAATTCTCCCGGCAAAGAGAAAATTTCTTGAAGAAATCCTTATCATTAGAATCCAGCTTCCTCTTGAACAGATAACATGTCCCGTAAAACAACTCTGGTGTGTGCTTCCCCCGTTCGGAGTAGAAATAAATCGCTGGATGAAGCCCTAGACTGGCCTTGTCGTGGCCGGTTATCCATCGCAGAGTAGAAATACACTTTTTAAGCGTGTTTATGGTTTCGGTTCCATCGTCATCCACAGGTGAGTCCTTTAGCAAGAGCACCTTTTTTTGGTGATTTCCGTCCGTGATAGAAAGCAATTTTAGTAGCAAAGACAGTGCATCTAGTGGAGTGCTTGGCCCACCTAAAGGAAGCTGTAAGCTTTTAACGGGAGCCTGTAGCTCTGGTTTGAATATCAATGTATTTATTTCTTGCGATAAATTTTCGATCTTTTTCTGATTATCTGAGGAAAATTTAGACCAGTACTTGTGACCGGAGCCCGCACGGACGATGCACCGAGCCGCTATAGCATGACTTCTGGACCTGTTACGCAGTAGCTCCTCTTCCGTTTTGTTTAACGCAGTCCCCTGAGTATTTATTTTAAAAAAGGACACTTCAGCTACTTCCGCATCTCCGTCCACCCATTGCAAATCCAATTGGCGGCTTGTCAGATTT
Encoded proteins:
- a CDS encoding DUF262 domain-containing protein — translated: MATNVILDAMISRADFWQNNDHNAVEGSLTATKASSITFENLQASSNFVLSLRKPDFQRETNQWSVSQAVGFIQSFLDGELVPSVILWQSSDGFVFAIDGAHRLSALRAWIEDDYGDGVSSIAFYKGEISDEQKKTAKKLRDRVERVVGSYKSLKDKLAARRSGTEVSFDKITNNRLKNLTSRQLDLQWVDGDAEVAEVSFFKINTQGTALNKTEEELLRNRSRSHAIAARCIVRAGSGHKYWSKFSSDNQKKIENLSQEINTLIFKPELQAPVKSLQLPLGGPSTPLDALSLLLKLLSITDGNHQKKVLLLKDSPVDDDGTETINTLKKCISTLRWITGHDKASLGLHPAIYFYSERGKHTPELFYGTCYLFKRKLDSNDKDFFKKFSLCRENLESFLIANKSVISSMLVYTGSNARTERVASMLEYLVGTFHNNETPTLEGLAEEFKVRGRIIDIRAKVESVEFSDEAKSEMFISQYLPTAPKCPICRGYIEPALSCSYDHLVRREDGGSGEPGNGQISHPYCNHGLKG